A genomic window from Triticum urartu cultivar G1812 chromosome 7, Tu2.1, whole genome shotgun sequence includes:
- the LOC125525423 gene encoding benzaldehyde dehydrogenase, mitochondrial-like: MAAAATRRAASSLASRCLLARPAASPAAVPSALRRADGARGLLPGLLQRFGTAAAAEEPISPSVQVGETQLLINGKFVDAASGKTFPTVDPRTGEVIARVAEGDAEDVDRAVVAARKAFDEGPWPRMTAYERSRILLRFADLIEKHNDDIAALETWDNGKPYEQAAHIEVPMLARLMRYYAGWTDKIHGLIVPADGPHHVQVLHEPIGVVGQIIPWNFPLLMYGWKVGPALACGNTIVLKTAEQTPLSALYVSKLLHEAGLPEGVLNIVSGFGPTAGAALASHMDVDKIAFTGSTDTGKVILELSARSNLKPVTLELGGKSPFIVMDDADIDQAVELAHFALFFNQGQCCCAGSRTFVHERVYDEFVEKSKARALKRVVGDPFRKGVEQGPQIDDEQFKKILRYIKSGVDSGATLVTGGDKLGDKGYYIQPTIFSDVQDGMKIAQEEIFGPVQSIFKFNDLNEVIKRANASQYGLAAGVFTNNLDTANTLTRALRAGTVWVNCFDIFDAAIPFGGYKMSGIGREKGIDSLKNYLQVKAVVTALKNPAWL; this comes from the exons ATGGCTGCTGCCGCCACGAGGAGGGCCgcctcctcgctcgcctcccGCTGCCTGCTCGCCAGGCCCGCAGCGTCGCCCGCCGCTGTCCCCTCCGCGCTCCGCAGGGCAG ATGGTGCACGTGGATTGTTGCCAGGACTCCTTCAGAGGTTCGGCACTGCGGCAGCAGCAGAGGAGCCCATTTCGCCTTCTGTCCAAGTGGGCGAGACACAGCTCCTTATCAACGGCAAATTCGTTGATGCTGCATCTG GTAAAACTTTCCCGACTGTGGACCCTCGCACCGGGGAGGTGATTGCCCGCGTGGCCGAAGGAGATGCCGAAGATGTTGACCGTGCGGTTGTCGCTGCCCGCAAGGCATTCGATGAAGGGCCATGGCCCAGGATGACTGCCTAT GAGAGATCCCGTATTCTTCTGCGGTTTGCTGATTTGATAGAGAAACACAATGATGATATCGCTGCACTGGAGACGTGGGACAACGGGAAGCCCTATGAGCAAGCTGCCCACATCGAAGTGCCAATGCTTGCTCGGCTTATGCGGTACTATGCAG GCTGGACTGACAAGATCCATGGTCTCATCGTACCGGCTGATGGCCCTCACCATGTACAGGTGCTGCACGAGCCGATTGGTGTCGTGGGTCAGATCATCCCGTGGAACTTCCCACTTTTGATGTATGGCTGGAAAGTTGGCCCTGCTTTGGCCTGTGGTAACACTATTGTTCTCAAGACTGCTGAACAAACTCCTCTATCTGCCCTCTATGTTTCTAAGCTGTTGCATGAG GCTGGACTACCCGAAGGTGTCCTGAATATCGTATCTGGTTTCGGTCCTACTGCTGGGGCTGCTCTTGCTAGCCACATGGATGTTGACAAG ATTGCATTCACTGGATCAACCGATACTGGGAAAGTTATTCTTGAGCTATCTGCACGGAGCAATCTTAAGCCAGTGACACTGGAGCTAGGAGGCAAATCTCCTTTTATCGTCATGGATGATGCGGATATTGACCAAGCCGTTGAGCTTGCGCATTTTGCCCTGTTTTTTAACCAG GGACAATGCTGTTGCGCTGGGTCTCGCACCTTCGTACATGAGCGTGTTTATGATGAGTTTGTTGAGAAGTCCAAGGCTCGCGCTTTGAAGCGTGTAGTTGGTGATCCATTCAGGAAAGGTGTTGAGCAGGGTCCTCAG ATTGATGACGAGCAATTCAAGAAGATCTTGCGGTACATTAAGTCGGGTGTGGACAGTGGAGCCACCCTTGTGACGGGTGGTGACAAGTTGGGTGACAAAGGTTACTACATCCAGCCAACAATTTTCTCAGATGTGCAG GATGGCATGAAGATTGCCCAAGAGGAGATATTTGGGCCTGTTCAGTCAATCTTCAAGTTCAA TGACCTCAACGAGGTGATCAAGAGGGCGAACGCAAGCCAGTACGGATTGGCCGCAGGTGTTTTCACCAACAACCTGGACACGGCCAACACCTTGACGCGTGCCCTCAGGGCCGGGACTGTCTGGGTGAACTGCTTCGACATCTTCGACGCGGCGATCCCCTTCGGCGGATACAAGATGAGCGGCATCGGTAGGGAGAAGGGCATTGACAGCCTGAAGAACTACCTACAAGTCAAGGCGGTCGTCACCGCGCTTAAGAACCCCGCATGGTTGTGA